From Chryseobacterium sp. IHB B 17019, one genomic window encodes:
- a CDS encoding calcineurin-like phosphoesterase C-terminal domain-containing protein: MPCLLVSTMAFSQASVSGYVYEDSNKNQKKENREKGIEGVAVSNGVQVILTDKNGRYSLPVQENQSIFVIKPSGYMTPVNGNNLPQYYYQYKPKGSPADFKYKGTAPTGELPKELNFALNKQNESKNFDILVFGDPQPYTEKELDYFRRAIVNEVKNTKKNAVLGISLGDLVGDNLSLQKPYADVMKEVGLPWYNVMGNHDMNYDAKEDLFSDETFELNFGPANYSFNYGNVHFIILDDILYPDPRDGKGYWGGFREDQLKFVENDLKLVDKNKLVVVSFHIPLDHKNEDNFRNTDRQKLFDYLTPFKNALILSAHTHIQQQIFYGKQAGWNGSKDLHEYNVGTTCGDWWSGTSDEIGLPTSTMRDGTAKGYSFISFNDNQYKVKYKTAGKPEDYQIKLSVPKVIPYPSKTSAKILANFFIGSKKDKVEYRIDGGEWKEMEYNETIDPNFALSVFKWDTTQNLFPGRRPSNPEMSRHIWVGGFGNKLTLGKHKVEVRAEDMYGNQFSTSEEFEVQNSVLIP, encoded by the coding sequence ATGCCGTGTTTATTAGTTTCGACAATGGCATTTTCACAAGCTTCCGTTTCGGGATATGTGTATGAAGACAGCAACAAAAACCAGAAGAAAGAAAACCGCGAAAAAGGAATCGAAGGAGTTGCAGTTTCCAATGGAGTTCAGGTAATTTTAACAGATAAAAACGGAAGATACAGCCTTCCAGTTCAGGAAAATCAGTCTATTTTTGTGATTAAGCCCTCAGGATATATGACGCCTGTTAATGGAAATAATCTTCCTCAATATTATTATCAATATAAGCCAAAAGGTTCACCTGCAGATTTTAAATACAAAGGAACGGCACCAACTGGCGAGCTTCCAAAAGAATTAAATTTTGCCTTAAATAAACAAAACGAAAGCAAAAACTTTGATATTTTAGTTTTCGGAGATCCACAACCTTACACGGAGAAAGAATTGGATTATTTCAGAAGAGCGATCGTAAATGAGGTTAAAAATACCAAGAAAAATGCGGTATTGGGAATCAGTTTGGGAGATTTGGTTGGGGATAATTTAAGTTTACAAAAACCTTATGCTGATGTGATGAAAGAAGTAGGATTGCCTTGGTACAACGTAATGGGGAACCACGACATGAACTACGATGCCAAAGAAGACCTGTTCTCAGACGAAACTTTTGAATTAAACTTCGGGCCAGCGAATTACTCTTTCAACTACGGAAATGTTCACTTCATTATTTTGGATGATATTTTGTATCCGGATCCAAGAGACGGGAAAGGATATTGGGGAGGTTTCCGCGAAGATCAGTTGAAATTCGTTGAAAATGACTTAAAATTGGTTGATAAAAACAAATTGGTTGTCGTTTCTTTCCACATTCCGTTGGATCATAAAAACGAGGATAATTTCAGAAATACAGACCGTCAGAAATTGTTTGATTATTTAACACCCTTTAAAAATGCTCTGATTTTATCGGCTCACACGCACATCCAACAGCAGATTTTCTACGGAAAACAAGCAGGTTGGAACGGTTCAAAAGACCTTCACGAATACAATGTGGGAACAACTTGCGGTGATTGGTGGTCCGGAACATCGGATGAAATAGGATTGCCGACTTCCACCATGAGAGACGGTACTGCAAAAGGATATTCCTTCATCAGTTTTAATGATAATCAATATAAAGTTAAATACAAAACAGCCGGAAAACCGGAAGATTATCAGATTAAATTATCTGTTCCGAAAGTCATTCCTTATCCGTCAAAAACATCTGCGAAAATTTTGGCTAACTTCTTTATAGGAAGTAAAAAAGACAAGGTAGAATACAGAATCGACGGTGGTGAATGGAAGGAAATGGAATACAACGAAACCATCGACCCGAATTTCGCACTATCCGTTTTCAAATGGGATACAACACAGAATCTTTTCCCTGGAAGAAGGCCTTCAAACCCTGAAATGTCCAGACATATCTGGGTAGGAGGATTCGGAAACAAGTTAACACTGGGAAAACATAAGGTTGAGGTAAGAGCGGAGGACATGTATGGAAATCAGTTCTCAACATCAGAAGAATTCGAGGTTCAAAACTCGGTTCTTATTCCTTAG
- a CDS encoding 3-ketoacyl-ACP reductase has translation MNINGKNAIITGGGRGLGKAVALALANEGVNIGITGRNEENLKMTVEEIKNLGVNVSYAVFSVDNEIQVKAGIELLAEQLSGVDILINNAGIGDFGTIEEMPSETWEQVIKTNLFGVYYAAKAVHPFMKAKGEGDIVNVASTAGLKGGPNMSAYAASKAAVVSLSQSMMAEWRKQNIRVITLTPSTIASDMSIQGGLTDGNPETVLQPEDFAEWVRDILKMNRRALIANGSIFSTNP, from the coding sequence ATGAATATAAACGGAAAAAACGCCATCATCACAGGCGGTGGAAGAGGACTTGGAAAAGCAGTTGCTTTAGCATTAGCCAATGAAGGAGTAAATATCGGAATCACCGGACGAAACGAAGAAAACCTGAAAATGACAGTTGAAGAGATCAAAAATCTTGGTGTAAATGTTTCATACGCAGTTTTCTCCGTCGATAACGAAATACAGGTAAAAGCCGGAATAGAGTTGCTGGCAGAGCAGTTGAGTGGAGTTGATATTTTAATCAACAATGCTGGAATCGGCGACTTCGGAACCATCGAAGAAATGCCTTCCGAAACATGGGAACAAGTCATTAAAACCAATCTTTTCGGAGTGTATTACGCCGCAAAAGCCGTTCATCCTTTTATGAAGGCAAAAGGGGAAGGCGATATCGTCAATGTAGCATCAACAGCAGGCTTGAAAGGTGGCCCAAACATGTCGGCGTACGCAGCTTCAAAAGCAGCGGTCGTTTCTCTATCCCAATCTATGATGGCAGAATGGAGAAAGCAAAACATCCGCGTAATCACTTTAACGCCAAGTACAATTGCTTCAGATATGTCTATCCAAGGTGGTTTGACAGACGGAAATCCCGAAACTGTTCTTCAACCGGAAGACTTCGCAGAATGGGTAAGAGATATTTTAAAAATGAACAGAAGAGCGTTGATCGCCAACGGTTCTATTTTCTCTACAAATCCTTAA
- the prmA gene encoding 50S ribosomal protein L11 methyltransferase, producing MQNYLEFNFKISPLQPWNEILMAELIEIGFDSFTEEIDGILGYIQKDLFNEDELKALPLFENENVKIEYTFQEMPNINWNEEWEKNFEPINIDDKVLIRAEFHESVPGMHEIVIQPKMSFGTGHHPTTHLMIQQMMGMDLKDKKVLDMGCGTSVLAIYAKQKGAGETKAIDIDEWSVENSKENAERNSVELDIEQGTAENLGKENYDIILANINRNILISDIPTYVSVLNDGGKLLLSGLCFFDVDDILEVTKESGLTLKKQLQREEWVSLLLEK from the coding sequence ATGCAAAATTATTTAGAATTCAATTTCAAAATTTCTCCGCTTCAGCCCTGGAACGAAATATTAATGGCAGAACTTATAGAAATAGGTTTCGATAGCTTCACGGAGGAGATTGATGGGATTTTAGGATATATCCAGAAAGATTTATTTAATGAAGATGAATTAAAAGCATTGCCACTTTTCGAAAATGAAAATGTAAAAATAGAATATACTTTCCAGGAAATGCCGAATATCAACTGGAACGAAGAATGGGAAAAGAATTTTGAACCAATAAACATCGATGATAAAGTATTAATCCGAGCAGAGTTCCACGAATCTGTTCCCGGAATGCATGAAATTGTCATTCAACCAAAAATGTCTTTCGGAACGGGGCATCACCCAACAACGCACCTGATGATTCAACAGATGATGGGTATGGATTTGAAAGATAAAAAAGTACTTGATATGGGCTGTGGGACCTCTGTATTGGCGATTTATGCAAAACAAAAAGGAGCCGGAGAAACCAAAGCCATCGATATCGATGAATGGTCTGTTGAAAATTCAAAAGAAAACGCCGAAAGAAACAGTGTTGAGCTGGATATTGAACAGGGAACTGCAGAAAATTTAGGCAAAGAAAATTACGATATTATTTTAGCCAATATCAACAGAAATATCCTGATTTCAGATATTCCAACCTATGTTTCAGTTCTGAATGACGGTGGGAAATTATTACTTTCGGGACTTTGCTTTTTTGATGTTGATGATATTCTGGAAGTTACAAAAGAAAGCGGCCTGACCCTTAAAAAACAGCTTCAACGCGAAGAATGGGTAAGTTTACTGCTTGAAAAATAA
- a CDS encoding SH3 domain-containing protein, producing MKPLFTVLFLFMIQVFSAQEEAFANGVFNFEENKSQKIFTDWARVRESPDENSQILDSLQTNQQVLILKKEDKVLKLGERSANWYKISYQKRNTISEGYIWGGNLSIGYRNKNGYDFLFGLLRTVDKKDKKFNESYKQNIAAIKIVEGNTLIDEAAFETGSGESLSFATFNIESNHKLKNVEFTLKATVSGEACGIAAYDQYLLFKDKKLIPLPQLMNVGDADVYYHSEEFIFPNDKGGIPNGFIFKMKEMERDENDKEKKKQSSKTYVWNGDSFQPK from the coding sequence ATGAAACCATTATTCACTGTTCTGTTTCTATTCATGATTCAGGTTTTTTCTGCTCAGGAAGAAGCCTTCGCCAATGGCGTTTTTAATTTTGAAGAGAATAAATCACAGAAAATCTTCACCGATTGGGCCAGAGTAAGGGAAAGTCCGGATGAAAATTCTCAAATCCTGGATTCTTTGCAAACGAATCAACAGGTTTTGATTCTTAAAAAAGAAGATAAAGTTTTAAAGCTGGGTGAAAGAAGTGCAAATTGGTACAAAATCTCTTACCAAAAAAGAAATACGATTTCTGAAGGATATATTTGGGGCGGAAATCTTTCCATCGGCTACAGAAATAAAAACGGATATGATTTTCTGTTCGGATTGTTGAGAACAGTGGATAAAAAAGACAAAAAATTTAATGAGAGCTACAAGCAAAATATTGCAGCAATAAAGATTGTCGAAGGAAATACATTAATTGATGAGGCTGCTTTTGAAACAGGCTCTGGTGAAAGTTTAAGTTTTGCAACATTTAACATTGAAAGTAATCATAAGCTTAAAAATGTTGAATTCACTTTGAAGGCAACGGTTTCCGGCGAGGCATGCGGAATTGCAGCGTATGATCAATATCTTTTGTTTAAGGACAAAAAATTAATTCCCCTTCCTCAGCTGATGAATGTTGGTGATGCGGATGTTTACTATCACAGTGAAGAATTTATTTTCCCGAATGATAAAGGAGGAATTCCCAATGGTTTTATTTTTAAAATGAAAGAAATGGAACGGGATGAAAATGATAAGGAAAAGAAAAAGCAATCCTCAAAAACTTATGTCTGGAACGGAGATTCTTTCCAACCGAAATAA
- a CDS encoding DUF3955 domain-containing protein, whose translation MKKLNLLSVVTLCAGVLCFIVKMATESFDATKSSITSEGYLHEPFFFLIPTGFILVITGIFLFLFKNIAGRFSSGQDSLNKE comes from the coding sequence ATGAAAAAATTAAATTTATTATCAGTTGTCACTTTATGTGCGGGAGTATTGTGTTTTATAGTAAAAATGGCTACAGAGTCATTTGATGCTACCAAGTCAAGCATTACATCAGAAGGTTATCTTCATGAGCCGTTTTTCTTCTTGATTCCTACAGGTTTTATCCTGGTTATTACAGGGATATTTCTTTTTCTGTTTAAAAATATTGCAGGAAGGTTTTCGTCCGGACAGGATAGTTTAAATAAAGAATAA